From one Verrucomicrobiota bacterium genomic stretch:
- a CDS encoding YifB family Mg chelatase-like AAA ATPase yields MLSRVHSGALMGIESIPIVVEVNTNLPGDPKFLTVGLPDAAVRESQERVHSALQSSGFSMPKTRTVVNLSPGNLRKEGALYDLPIALGVLRSTGQALLHHLEDYIIAGELSLSGEILPIPGSIALAMQARKYHKKLILPLASAETAAFVNNLEIYGAHNLPEVVRFLSREEELPQVKTHWIPESVSFDVDFSEVKGQQALKRAVEVAVAGGHNLLMVGTPGSGKSMIARRIPTIMPPPTVEEFLEILAVYSTCGHVHSPKDIKRPFRAPHHTISDIGLLGGGKYPTPGEVSLAHNGVLFLDELPEFQRATLEVLRQPLEDGFVSISRNMAKVEFPCSLMLIAAMNPCPCGFLGDPKRECICSPHQIQRYRSRISGPLLDRIDIHTEVRPVSTEEFRDKNLGELSVTIRERIVRARERQCARNPATMSTNAKLNTAALQQFCELDHAGDQLLTSAIERLGLSARAHDRILKVARTIADLEAAETIREEHLLEAIHYRSLDRKIF; encoded by the coding sequence ATGTTATCGCGGGTTCATTCGGGAGCATTAATGGGAATTGAAAGCATTCCGATTGTTGTTGAGGTCAATACCAACCTTCCAGGCGATCCCAAATTTTTGACAGTTGGTTTGCCGGATGCGGCGGTTAGAGAGTCTCAAGAACGGGTTCATTCGGCGCTCCAAAGTAGTGGATTTTCGATGCCGAAAACGCGAACAGTTGTCAATTTGTCCCCGGGGAATCTGCGGAAAGAGGGGGCGCTCTACGACCTACCTATCGCGCTTGGCGTTTTGAGAAGTACGGGACAGGCACTTTTACATCACTTAGAAGACTACATTATTGCGGGTGAGCTCAGCCTGTCGGGCGAGATTTTACCGATTCCAGGGAGTATTGCTCTTGCAATGCAGGCACGGAAATACCATAAGAAGCTCATTTTACCCCTTGCCTCTGCAGAAACCGCGGCCTTTGTAAATAATTTAGAGATTTATGGTGCCCATAATCTTCCAGAGGTTGTTCGATTTTTATCGCGTGAGGAAGAACTACCCCAGGTGAAAACCCACTGGATTCCGGAGTCGGTGTCGTTTGATGTGGACTTCTCCGAAGTGAAAGGACAACAGGCCCTAAAACGAGCCGTCGAAGTGGCTGTCGCGGGAGGACATAATCTCCTAATGGTTGGAACGCCAGGATCGGGAAAATCAATGATCGCGCGCCGTATTCCAACGATCATGCCGCCGCCAACAGTAGAAGAATTTTTAGAAATTCTCGCTGTTTATTCGACCTGCGGACACGTTCATTCGCCGAAAGATATCAAGCGACCATTTCGCGCACCGCACCACACAATCAGCGATATTGGTCTTTTAGGGGGAGGAAAATATCCCACGCCCGGGGAAGTTTCATTGGCCCATAATGGTGTCTTATTTTTGGATGAACTTCCTGAATTTCAACGTGCCACTTTAGAAGTCTTGCGTCAACCTCTAGAAGACGGGTTTGTTTCAATTTCCCGTAACATGGCCAAAGTTGAATTCCCATGTTCGTTAATGCTCATCGCGGCGATGAATCCCTGTCCGTGTGGTTTTTTAGGTGATCCCAAACGTGAATGCATCTGTTCACCGCATCAGATTCAGCGTTACCGTTCGCGAATCAGCGGACCACTGCTTGATCGTATCGATATCCACACCGAAGTTCGGCCGGTTTCGACAGAGGAGTTTCGCGACAAAAATTTGGGGGAACTTTCTGTAACTATCCGGGAACGTATTGTGCGCGCTCGGGAACGTCAATGTGCCCGTAACCCTGCTACGATGTCAACGAATGCTAAACTCAATACCGCGGCCCTTCAGCAATTTTGTGAACTTGATCATGCGGGCGATCAGCTTCTTACTTCGGCGATTGAACGTCTGGGTCTTTCTGCGCGTGCGCATGACCGTATTCTTAAAGTCGCACGTACGATTGCCGATCTTGAGGCTGCCGAAACGATCCGCGAAGAGCATCTTCTAGAGGCCATCCATTACCGTTCACTGGATCGGAAAATTTTTTAA
- a CDS encoding type II secretion system F family protein, producing the protein MKWRLWFRGFLQKHQRNLERSWSSNTENAAVSPEEEVVDFASELRKLEELARGKRPIRSTPELVVNHEEKPLNTGNTVHKKTLRDISSTESYKPRLRQSSSPQKITLKLEKKAHIVRQLSTLLGAGMDLRSSLTLLVEQENGHARVFLENILAHIEGGSQLSEAIAHSGVNFDASEIAIIRAGEARGQQSETLAKMADLAERKVFLKKKVLSALFYPATVLLVSSAIILLLTTFVIPKFETVIVDQVGPEAIPVLTAWILAGSRFITNHLLIVIVAIAVGMLAVVAMRKNTTLQRILYDLLRHLPIFGRCLQKWYIVLFARVFGDLLLCGCSVVESLKMARASVSDTAMQHQLSLAIRDVQQGISLAEALHRRHVLPEVAEGLIKVGEESGNLGEMMQKIATTYEAELNELMTRATVLIEPLLIVMLAFFIGTIVIGLFLPLVSLIQNIAA; encoded by the coding sequence TTCGTGGTTTCTTGCAAAAACATCAGAGGAATCTCGAAAGGAGTTGGTCCTCAAACACTGAGAATGCTGCAGTTAGCCCCGAGGAAGAGGTTGTCGATTTCGCCTCCGAACTGCGCAAACTAGAGGAACTCGCTCGGGGAAAACGCCCCATACGGTCAACGCCAGAATTAGTGGTCAATCACGAGGAGAAACCTCTAAATACTGGCAATACTGTGCATAAAAAAACTCTCAGAGACATCTCTTCGACGGAAAGCTATAAACCTCGATTGCGGCAATCATCGTCGCCTCAAAAAATCACGTTGAAGCTCGAAAAAAAGGCACATATTGTCCGTCAGCTTTCCACTTTGCTAGGCGCGGGAATGGATCTTCGTTCTTCGTTAACATTACTTGTCGAACAGGAAAATGGCCATGCACGCGTATTTTTGGAAAATATCTTGGCGCACATCGAGGGCGGTAGTCAGCTGTCGGAAGCCATCGCTCACTCCGGTGTTAATTTTGATGCATCCGAAATCGCAATAATTCGCGCCGGTGAAGCCAGGGGACAACAAAGTGAAACACTCGCCAAAATGGCAGATCTGGCAGAACGGAAAGTTTTTTTAAAGAAAAAAGTTCTGTCAGCGCTCTTTTACCCCGCAACGGTGTTATTAGTTTCAAGTGCAATTATCTTACTGCTAACGACTTTTGTGATTCCGAAATTCGAAACGGTTATCGTAGACCAGGTTGGCCCCGAGGCGATTCCGGTATTAACTGCCTGGATTCTCGCCGGTAGCCGCTTTATTACCAATCACCTATTGATCGTCATTGTAGCAATTGCGGTAGGAATGCTTGCCGTCGTGGCTATGCGGAAAAACACGACCCTTCAACGGATACTCTATGACCTTCTGCGCCATCTCCCTATTTTTGGACGTTGCCTCCAAAAGTGGTATATCGTGTTGTTTGCCCGTGTATTTGGGGACTTACTGCTCTGTGGATGCTCGGTCGTTGAATCGTTAAAAATGGCACGTGCCAGTGTCAGCGATACGGCGATGCAACACCAGCTTTCATTGGCGATTCGCGATGTACAACAGGGAATTTCATTAGCGGAAGCATTACACCGGCGACACGTTTTACCGGAAGTCGCAGAAGGGCTAATTAAAGTTGGTGAAGAGTCCGGAAACCTCGGTGAAATGATGCAAAAGATCGCCACGACCTACGAGGCAGAGCTCAATGAACTCATGACACGGGCAACGGTCCTAATCGAGCCACTACTCATTGTCATGCTCGCGTTTTTCATCGGGACCATCGTTATTGGATTATTTTTGCCGCTGGTTTCTCTGATTCAAAATATCGCTGCCTGA